Proteins from one Brevibacillus humidisoli genomic window:
- a CDS encoding Lrp/AsnC family transcriptional regulator — MKKTIDQVDKQILQILRQDGRTAYTEIAHQLGISEGTVRSRITRLLQEGVFGFSIHTDPSKLGLHVQTIVGLTTKLGLQQNVAEELCKLPEVYFVGAFSGKHDLIIQACFQDNEELITFVNERLSQIEGILAADVSLELKRYKDSISFVRHDEVVI, encoded by the coding sequence TTGAAGAAGACAATCGATCAGGTAGACAAGCAAATTCTGCAGATCCTGCGGCAGGACGGACGGACTGCTTACACGGAAATTGCGCATCAGTTGGGGATCAGCGAGGGAACGGTACGATCGCGAATTACCCGGTTGCTGCAGGAGGGTGTATTTGGTTTTAGTATTCATACCGATCCCAGCAAGTTGGGCCTGCATGTACAGACCATTGTCGGGCTTACCACCAAGCTCGGGCTCCAGCAAAACGTTGCAGAAGAGTTGTGCAAACTGCCGGAGGTGTATTTTGTTGGAGCTTTTAGCGGCAAGCACGACCTGATTATCCAAGCCTGCTTCCAGGACAACGAAGAGTTAATTACCTTCGTCAACGAACGTCTCTCACAGATTGAGGGTATCCTTGCTGCCGACGTGTCACTTGAGTTAAAGCGGTATAAGGATTCAATCTCCTTTGTTCGTCACGACGAGGTGGTCATATAA
- a CDS encoding pyrimidine-nucleoside phosphorylase, translating into MNMVDLIAKKRDGGVYAPEEIAFIIRGYTDGSIPDYQMSAWAMAVFFQGMTPQETAELTLQMAESGEQLDLSPIPGCKVDKHSTGGVGDKTTLIVAPLVAAAGIPVAKMSGRGLGFSGGTIDKLESFPGFQVELSRDQFFQQVRDAGLAIIGQSGNLTPADKKLYALRDVTATVEAVPLIASSIMSKKIAAGADAILLDVKVGRGAFMKTLDQANELAQAMVQIGHNVGRQTVAVISDMNQPLGFAVGNALEVKEAIAVLSGQGPRDVEDLALTIGAHMLLLAGQETELEAAYQRLQTMLQNGKALAKLAEMVQAQGGDPAFVYEPDRLPQAAYTRQLLASRSGYLSQMDAEKIGQAAVLLGAGRVTKETPIDLTVGILLNNKVGDAVEKGGVLAEIHANDLGKAEQAIKKIESALEIVDQSSSTQRLIYDVVSAS; encoded by the coding sequence ATGAACATGGTGGACTTGATCGCCAAGAAGCGAGACGGTGGTGTCTATGCACCAGAAGAGATTGCCTTCATCATTCGTGGATACACGGATGGGTCGATTCCCGACTACCAGATGTCAGCCTGGGCGATGGCCGTTTTCTTCCAGGGCATGACCCCGCAGGAAACGGCAGAACTTACCCTGCAGATGGCCGAGTCTGGTGAACAGCTCGATTTGTCGCCGATTCCTGGCTGCAAAGTTGACAAGCACAGTACGGGAGGGGTAGGGGATAAAACGACGCTGATCGTCGCCCCGCTGGTGGCGGCGGCCGGCATTCCTGTTGCCAAGATGTCGGGCCGCGGGCTTGGTTTTTCCGGCGGGACGATTGACAAGCTGGAATCGTTCCCCGGTTTTCAGGTGGAACTTAGCCGTGATCAATTTTTTCAGCAGGTAAGAGACGCCGGCTTGGCTATCATCGGCCAGTCCGGGAACCTGACCCCTGCTGACAAAAAGCTGTATGCCCTACGGGACGTGACAGCGACGGTGGAAGCTGTTCCGTTGATCGCCAGTTCGATCATGTCAAAAAAAATTGCGGCGGGAGCAGACGCCATTTTACTCGATGTGAAGGTAGGCCGAGGTGCATTTATGAAAACATTGGACCAGGCTAACGAATTGGCTCAGGCAATGGTGCAGATCGGTCATAATGTAGGGCGGCAGACAGTTGCCGTGATCAGTGACATGAATCAGCCGCTCGGATTTGCAGTCGGAAACGCACTGGAAGTGAAGGAGGCAATTGCCGTGCTCTCCGGTCAGGGGCCGCGAGATGTGGAAGATCTCGCTCTCACAATAGGAGCGCATATGCTGTTGCTGGCCGGCCAAGAGACGGAGTTGGAAGCCGCCTATCAACGTTTGCAAACCATGCTGCAGAACGGCAAAGCACTCGCCAAGCTAGCGGAGATGGTACAGGCACAGGGAGGCGATCCGGCATTTGTTTACGAGCCGGATCGTCTGCCACAGGCAGCCTATACACGGCAGCTACTTGCTTCCCGCTCCGGTTATCTATCCCAAATGGATGCAGAAAAAATAGGGCAGGCAGCAGTATTACTAGGTGCAGGAAGAGTAACCAAAGAGACCCCTATTGATTTAACTGTCGGGATATTGTTGAATAATAAAGTAGGAGATGCAGTGGAAAAAGGCGGAGTACTGGCTGAAATCCATGCAAATGACCTTGGAAAAGCGGAACAAGCGATTAAGAAAATAGAATCAGCTCTGGAAATCGTTGATCAATCAAGTAGTACACAGAGATTGATCTATGACGTTGTGAGTGCTTCGTAA
- a CDS encoding purine-nucleoside phosphorylase, with translation MTNRLQQIRETAAYISAKMQLKPRAGLILGSGLGVLADEIDNPVTIPFGEIPHFPASTVAGHAGKLVMGMLSGTPVIAMQGRFHYYEGHSMQTVIFPVYVMRELGVETLIVTNACGGMNRSFAPGDLMIITDHINMMGDNPLIGPNLDEFGPRFPDMSSAYTPELVSLAEEKAEQAGIVIHKGVCCGASGPTYLTPSELAMLARLGGDAIGMSTVPEVIAASHCGLKVLGISCVTDMAIGEELEPLTHEQVVAVANRTRPRFIALMRAIIQEV, from the coding sequence ATGACCAATCGATTGCAGCAGATCCGCGAGACGGCAGCATACATATCTGCCAAGATGCAGCTGAAACCACGTGCAGGGCTGATCTTGGGTTCTGGACTTGGCGTATTAGCCGATGAGATTGACAACCCTGTCACGATCCCGTTTGGAGAGATTCCGCACTTCCCTGCCTCCACAGTGGCCGGACATGCAGGAAAACTGGTGATGGGGATGCTCTCGGGCACTCCGGTTATTGCGATGCAGGGCCGCTTTCACTATTACGAAGGGCACAGCATGCAAACCGTGATCTTCCCTGTCTACGTGATGAGGGAACTGGGTGTTGAGACCCTGATCGTCACTAACGCCTGCGGCGGCATGAACCGCTCCTTTGCTCCGGGGGATTTGATGATCATCACCGACCACATCAACATGATGGGTGACAATCCGTTGATCGGTCCCAATCTAGACGAGTTCGGGCCTCGTTTCCCCGACATGTCCAGCGCCTACACACCGGAGTTAGTGTCACTGGCAGAGGAGAAGGCCGAGCAAGCAGGGATCGTCATCCACAAAGGCGTATGCTGCGGTGCGAGCGGTCCCACCTATCTGACACCGTCCGAGCTAGCGATGCTGGCACGGCTCGGCGGCGACGCCATCGGGATGTCGACCGTCCCTGAAGTGATCGCAGCCAGTCACTGCGGGCTTAAAGTGCTAGGGATCTCCTGCGTGACAGATATGGCAATCGGCGAAGAATTAGAGCCGCTGACGCATGAGCAGGTGGTAGCGGTGGCCAACCGTACCCGTCCTCGCTTCATCGCCTTGATGAGAGCGATCATACAGGAGGTGTAG